One Sulfurovum zhangzhouensis genomic window, TTGTCAATCTGTTTTTGTGTATACCGTGCGATCTCTGACCTCCTACCGTATAGTTACCGGCACGCCTTCACGCACGGCATACCATAGTTCTTTCATCTCACTGTTTGTAACAGCAACACAGCCCTGTGTCCAGTTCTGACTCAAGGTATAAGCATCTTGTTTTCCATCTGCATTCCATTTAGGTTGTGCATGGATGGTAATATCTCCACCGGGATTTACACCTCTTTTCCTAGCACTTGCAATATCTTCAGGTCTTGGATAAGAGATACAGAGTGAACGATAATACTTAGGAGAACAAAGCTTTCTATGTATAAAGAATTCACCTTCAGGCGTACGGTTGTCTCCTTGCCTCTGCTTCTGCCCTACAGGATTTTTCCCTAATGATACAGGAAGTACACCCTTGACCTCTTTGCCTTTATAAAGATACATTTTTCTTTGTGCTTTTTCTACAATGATATGGTCTATACTTCCTTCATTTTTAAAGTCTGTTGCCTCTAACAACTCTTCTCTGCACTCCTGCAGGTTATACTCATCTTTTTTAAGATCTGGATCGGCACATCCTGTGAAAACAAACAGTGATAGGGGCAAAAGCATTAAATATAAAAAATATTGCACTGAGATTCTATCCTTCATAGAATATTACTTAGAATTTTCAGTATTTTAGCACAAAGTAGACTAACTTGATAATAAATAGGAGAGAGATAAGAGGTAGATAACCCTTCGAAGAGGGTTATCTGTAAAGATTATAGAGCTGCCTTAGCTGCTGCAAGTGCTTCTTCGTAGTTTGGCTCTTGAGTAATTTCTGGAACTACTTGTTTATAAGCTACTTTTCCATCTTTACCAACTACAAAGATAACTCTTGCAAGTACACCTGCAAGAGGACCGTCTGCAAGAAGAACACCATAAGCGTTACCGAAATCTTTGTTTCTGAAGTCTGAACATACTTTAATGTTTTCGATTCCAGCTGCACCACACCATCTAGCTGCTGCAAATGGAAGGTCCATAGATACAGTGATTACTTCTACACCCTCAAGACCAGCAGCCTCTTGGTTAAATCTTCTAGTTTCAGCATCACATACACCAGTGTCAAGTGAAGGTACAGCGATTACTAGTTGAACTTTTCCTTCTCCACCTACTGTTTCATCTTGAAGCATTGGGTTACAGTTTGTTACTGTTACTACCGGTGCTGTATCACCTACGTTTACTTCTGTACCACCAAGGTTACATACGATATCATTTTTAAAAGTTACTGTTGCCATTAATTATTCCTTTTTTAATTTGTTTTGTAGAAGCATTATTCCTTAAATGGGATAAAAATAGTCTTAATTAAAAAATAATTTTTTTATTTTTTTTCTATTAAGTCTATTTTGGCCTGTTTCAACACTCTTTTGAACGCCCTATCCCTATCTAATTTATAATCACTTTGTACCTTATAATAGCATGTGAACCCTTTTATTATCTCCAAGCGTACATACCCTTCAAAATCGCTTCCTGTACTCTTTACCACTGGGTTATTACATTGACTTATTTTATATTTTGTGAGTTTCAGAGAATAAGGACAGGCGGGATCTTCTTTAAGTCCAAGAGCTTTTTCCAGGACTGTTTTATCTTGAGAATCTACCATTGGATAACGTAGACATGAGAGAGAAAAAGCCTTTCCATGATCACAAAAACTTGTATAAACAGTAGAACGCTCTTCACATCCTGTGAGTAAAAAAGTAACAAAAAGTAATGAAATGAATGGTTTATAGATTTGCAATACCCTTCACCCATTGTTCCATTGTCGCATTTGCATCTGGGTTAGGTGCTTCAAGAAAGCTAACCACAAAAGAATCTTTCATCTCTGCTACACCGATAGAACGAGGTCTTACCGCCAAGACTTCAGGCTTTGGCAATACTTTGCCAAAACAACAGATAAAATTTTTCGCATCTTTGATATCTTCGGAGATCTCCCCTGCTTGAAGAGAAGCAGTATGCCCATAATGATCAAATTGACCGATATAGGTAGCAATTGGATGTGCATCGACCTGTTTTTTAAGATATGTAAAAACCTCATCTACACTTTGATAGCTTGTTTCACTCTTCTCTATTTTGATTGTATATACGGGGTATTTTCCCATGACAGTGATCTGTTTCATTGAATTCCTCGATTTTATTATTTTTTATTGTATCTGTAGTGGTCTATTGAGGTTGAAATACTTTAGATGCATAAGTGGGTCTTGCCTTCGCGGGTCGCTTCGCTCCACCGCTACGGTTTCGTCACTAAAATCGTGAAACTATTCACGATTTTTTACGTGACTTACATTCCAGGGATTCTTGGAATTTTGCCTAGTTTGGACATTTTACAGTACCAACCCCATCCTTTTTTCATCCAGTGACCGACAATTGGCATCGGGATCATTTTACTTCCCTTCTCACATCTGTAGACAAAGGCTGCACCGTTACCGGTATCCATTACACAAAGGATATTGAGATGCTCTATATAACTCTCTCTGGAGTCAATTTGTTGAGAGTGTTGAAAAATGTTAT contains:
- a CDS encoding DUF6858 family protein, with translation MKQITVMGKYPVYTIKIEKSETSYQSVDEVFTYLKKQVDAHPIATYIGQFDHYGHTASLQAGEISEDIKDAKNFICCFGKVLPKPEVLAVRPRSIGVAEMKDSFVVSFLEAPNPDANATMEQWVKGIANL
- a CDS encoding L,D-transpeptidase family protein — translated: MQYFLYLMLLPLSLFVFTGCADPDLKKDEYNLQECREELLEATDFKNEGSIDHIIVEKAQRKMYLYKGKEVKGVLPVSLGKNPVGQKQRQGDNRTPEGEFFIHRKLCSPKYYRSLCISYPRPEDIASARKRGVNPGGDITIHAQPKWNADGKQDAYTLSQNWTQGCVAVTNSEMKELWYAVREGVPVTIR
- the tpx gene encoding thiol peroxidase, producing the protein MATVTFKNDIVCNLGGTEVNVGDTAPVVTVTNCNPMLQDETVGGEGKVQLVIAVPSLDTGVCDAETRRFNQEAAGLEGVEVITVSMDLPFAAARWCGAAGIENIKVCSDFRNKDFGNAYGVLLADGPLAGVLARVIFVVGKDGKVAYKQVVPEITQEPNYEEALAAAKAAL